One stretch of Portunus trituberculatus isolate SZX2019 chromosome 23, ASM1759143v1, whole genome shotgun sequence DNA includes these proteins:
- the LOC123507723 gene encoding myosin-11-like encodes MGRLRRRGGEDGEGEVEEIEKKNVNWIAALCTLCAALAAATGTAPGHRHTVQCAGDCQEALALSSSLLEDRRVLEHEVARLTEALEDAQQGNLRLSAKHSDVLGEHLQQERALLRQEQLTLHHQHEDLRQEHAALLDKHAALLEEHESLQGVHETLRTVHAGLVKDQRDLEAAQGGLKKSYRSVRRELHSLRQQHDSLRQDHLRLQAIKESLLDDVDEMAGLNHQMVEAVSVIRDDWKKTEEARKHLMESLLLKTAMDKRRALTEAEEKYGRLMEEKNALEEELIQAKKNYRQAVQDDETHEETEKRPQDQEGGFHQPQNMVPGDAAMESQESSQQAVEHAERLANAVNEQLLERARLLLEVEENNTKAQGPERNIVALKPRESSQQASEHAGRLANAVNEQLLERARLSLELEENNTKARKRKRKRNIVALKPRESSQQASEHAERLANAVNEQLMERARLLLELDENNTREGQETQKRNTKERSGKGMSYKSPERSEGLLSFSVSQASHEHVVTLIRKSGDLVQMVMVTPSPMISCTALKPPTGNTGTI; translated from the exons ATGGGGAGGCTAAGAAGGCGAGGTGGAGAGGACGGAgaaggtgaggtggaggagattgAGAAG AAAAATGTGAATTGGATAGCAGCGCTGTGCACGCTGTGTGCCGCTCTTGCAGCGGCCACAGGCACAGCCCCAGGACACCGGCACACTGTACAGTGTGCCGGTGATTGTCAGGAGGCGCTGGCTCTGTCCAGCAGCCTCCTGGAGGACAGGCGGGTCCTCGAGCACGAGGTCGCCCGCCTGACGGAAGCACTGGAGGACGCCCAGCAGGGCAACCTCAGGCTGAGTGCCAAACACTCAGACGTCCTGGGGGAGCACCTGCAG CAGGAGCGCGCGCTCCTGCGCCAGGAGCAGTTGACTCTGCACCACCAGCACGAGGACCTGCGACAAGAGCACGCGGCCCTGCTTGACAAGCATGCGGCCCTGCTCGAGGAGCATGAGTCCCTGCAGGGGGTGCATGAGACCCTGCGAACCGTCCATGCTGGTCTTGTAAAGGACCAGCGTGACCTTGAGGCCGCCCAAGGCGGCCTCAAGAAGAGCTACCGGAGCGTGCGGCGCGAGCTGCACAGTCTCCGGCAGCAACACGACAGCCTGAGGCAGGACCACCTCCGGCTGCAGGCTATCAAGGAAAGCCTGCTAGATGACGTGGACGAGATGGCCGGCCTGAACCACCAGATGGTCGAGGCCGTCTCCGTCATCAGAGACGAttggaagaaaacagaagaggccAGAAAACACCTTATGGAGTCTCTTCTGTTGAAGACTGCTATGGATAAAAGAAGGGCCCTGACAGAGGCCGAAGAGAAGTATGGAAGgctgatggaagaaaagaatgcacTGGAAGAAGAACTGATTCAGGCTAAGAAGAATTACAGACAGGCAGTGCAAGACGACGAGACTCacgaagagacagagaagcgTCCCCAGGACCAAGAAGGCGGCTTCCATCAGCCGCAAAACATGGTCCCTGGAGACGCAGCCATGGAGTCTCAGGAAAGTAGCCAGCAAGCTGTTGAACACGCAGAAAGGCTTGCTAATGCTGTGAATGAGCAGTTGCTGGAACGTGCACGGCTATTGctagaagtggaggaaaataacacCAAGGCACAGGGACCTGAGAGAAACATCGTAGCATTGAAGCCTCGGGAAAGTAGCCAGCAAGCCTCTGAACACGCAGGAAGGCTTGCTAATGCCGTGAATGAACAGTTGCTGGAACGTGCACGGTTATCGCTGGAATTGGAGGAGAACAACACCAAGGCACGTAAAAGGAAACGTAAGAGAAACATCGTAGCATTGAAGCCTCGGGAAAGTAGCCAGCAAGCCTCTGAACACGCAGAAAGGCTTGCTAATGCCGTGAATGAACAGTTGATGGAACGTGCACGGTTATTGCTGGAATTGGATGAGAACAACACCAGAGAAGGACaggaaacacagaaaagaaacacaaaagaaagatcAGGGAAAGGAATGAGTTATAAATCGCCtgagag GAGCGAAGGTTTGCTTTCCTTCAGCGTGTCTCAGGCGTCCCACGAACACGTTGTGACCTTGATCCGTAAGTCTGGCGACCTGGtgcagatggtgatggtgactccAAGCCCCATGATCTCCTGCACGGCCCTCAAGCCTCCCACTGGCAACACTGGCACAATATGA